A region of the Candidatus Paceibacterota bacterium genome:
TTTTGCGCTGACTTAATAATAGCATCTTCCTTCATGGTGAGCATACCGTTTGAGCGCGCAATCTTGTATATCTCTGTCTCGACCGGGTTGGTGAGGATCACTTGCTCGATATCTTTATTCATCTCAAGGACCTCAAACACCGCGGTACGTCCGTGAACTCCTTGTGGACAAGTGTTCGTTGGTTTTGCTTCGTGTAACATCTCAATCTTGGGAAGCTTTGCCCGCTCAGACTTTGGCAGATCACTAAACTGGTTCTCGATCATTAGTTTCAAGCTGCCATCAACCAAAACAGGGTCAGCAGCACCTTCGCAAATTCTTTGAGTAAGTCGCTGTGCAACTGCAATAACTAAAGTTGGCGCAATCAGGTACGGGTCGACACCCATATCGATGAGGCGCGGGATTACGCCGACTGCGTCGTTCGTGTGAATCGTTGAGAGCACTAAGTGTCCGGTGAGCGCGGCTTGCACCGCGAGTTGTGCGGTCTCTTTGTCACGAATCTCACCGACCATGATAACGTCCGGGTCTTGACGAAGTGTAGTACGCAGACCTGTCGCGAATGTGTACCCGATCTCCGGTCGCACCTGCGACTGCGAGACTCCTTCCATGTTGTACTCGACCGGGTCTTCGAGCGAGAGTACGTTTTTTGATTCACGGTCAAGCTCATTGAGTATCGAGTAGAGAGTAGTTGATTTACCTGATCCAGTCGGGCCGGAAATAAGAATGAGTCCGTATGGTCGCTTAATCGCTTCTTTTACTATAGAGAAGTTGTGTTCGCCGAACCCAATATCTTCAAGTTTCAAGAAGCCCTTTTCTTTATCAAGAATACGCATCACGACCTTCTCACCGTAGTACGTTGGAAATGTTGAGACACGAAAGTCTACTTTGCGCTTATTGACTGTAGCAGAGAAGCGCCCGTCTTGCGGCTTGCGTCTCTCGTCAAGACTCATCGAGGAGAGGATCTTGATACGCGCAACAACAGCTCGATGTACCTTTCGCGGAAGAACAAGGCTGGTGCTGAGCATGCCATCAGTACGAAAACGTACTTTTATCTTTTCTTCGGTCGGCTCAATGTGAATATCTGACGCACTCCCATCAACAGCATATCCAACAATGGTCGCGACGATTTTGGTAACAGGCGCATCTTCCACAAGATGCGCAACACCATCAGGCGCATCGATGTCCCCGGAAATATCCTGCTCATCAATACTCAAAGACTCGGTTGGCTCAGCTTCAAGTTCAGTTTCAAGTTCAGAGAGCGCCTTACCCACCTCACCAGTAAGCCCTTGGTACATCCCAAGGACCCTCTGCAGATCCGCCTCGGATATCAGAAAGACTTTATACGGCAGATTGACTTTTGAAGATATAAAATTGAGGGCATCGAGCGCTTCAATATTGTCCGGATCAACGATTCCAACCTCAAGCACCCCGTCAACGACACCGAGTGGTACAAAGTTGTAATGAATCGCTGATTCCTCAGGGATATACTTGAGTACCTCAAACGATACTTTTTCTTCACCAATGACACGGGTTGGCACGTTTAATATCTCTCCTTTGACACTGAGGATGTCCTCAGGGACGACCCCCCGTTTCACCAACACACTCTCTATAGATTCGCCCGTCTTCGCTGCTTCAGCATTAATCGCCGCAACATCGCCGGATGATATTGTGTTGCGCTCTGCAAGCGCGCCTAGTAGATCCATCCTGTTTGGAGACAGGTCGCGACCCTGGTGACCTGTGTTGGGTTATTGTTTGTAATTCTCTCGACCATATCCATTGTGTCTATTATTTATTCCGTGTGAGTGTGGTCTCTGACGGAATCCATGAATCTTTGGTGCTTTTTGCTACTCTCCTGTACCAACCGGTGCGAACGGATTCGGTCTTCCGGTTGGCTGCGGAATCAACTCTTGACCAAAGTCGGTCAGACTCTGAAACGCAGCATCATCAAAGAGTGCCTTATCGAGTCTGATTGACTTAAGGTTCACAAGAAGTATAGGAAGCTCATTGCCCTCGCGGGCTGCACCGGAAGGTTTTTGAGATACGAGCACCGAACCATCATTGCCACTAGTGAAAAATAGTGAATACAAGACAAAACCAATAACAATAAGCACTAAGACAATGATGAGCGTTTTATATTTTTGCAGAAGTTCCATCATGATTATTTGAGCCAATATGTTCGTAAACTTACACCAAAGGTATATGCGTCTCCCTCATCAGATTTGAACGACAAGCCGACAACATCGACAATGCGCAGACTGGATTCGAGGTCTTTCAGGAAGCGGATAAAATCATCATACCGTGCCGCAACTGAGAAACTGAGCACAACAGAATCAGTCGCACCGGCGCCAGCTGCAATAATATTTGTTGCCTCGGAGCCCGCGCCCGAGACGGTTACATTACGTGTGCGCATGTTGTATTTCGACGCGATGCTATCGATATCAAGGATAAGTCGCACATTATCAACATTGTCAGGAAGTAGCTTCTCAAGGCGGTTGAGGTCGTTTTGAGAAAAGGTGTTATACCGAGAAAGAAGTGAGTCACGAAGGTCTTGCAACTCGCGCGACTGAGTCAACGCCTCATCATACTGCGCTTCTTCAACCCGAAGCTTTTGGATACCTTCGTATGATGGTCGCACATACCCAAAGAAAAGTCCGAGTGCGGTAGCGACGAGTATGATTGGTGTGATTGTGCGCAACATACTATTGTTCTATGTTTAGTGATCCGGCGGCCACCTGCTCGGTGTACTCGAGCTCAGATGGGTCAAGAATCGCCGTTACATTAAAGACAGCTCTTCCTTCTTGATTGATGTTTAGGTTTGAGAATATCGGCTCACGGATCATTCTGCTCTTCCCGAAGATGTCAGCCTGAAGTGCAACCCCGCTGAAATCATCAGCCACTCCCTTCATGCTGATACTGATACGCCCTTCGCCAATACGCGTTAGACTGAACTCACTGAAACGCACACTCTTGAGCGTAAGCCCTTCGAGCTCTTCGAAAAATGCAGAGGGGCTCAAGTGTTCATCAAGAATGCCTTCTGCTTCCTTGATCCGTGAATCAAGCCGAACAAGCTCACGGATAAGTGCCGGCTCAAACGCAGCCTGGGCACGCGTAAGAGTCTCTGACTTACGGGTAATACTGGCATCAAGCAACTGCGCGTAGAGAAATGTGCCAACAGAGAGCACTACCGCACCAAGCGCAAGGGTTAGCGCAAGAAGAGAGAGGATGCCGAGCGAACCGGCACGTCGTTTCTCTACCGTTGCGGCGGCGAGAGTCTTCTTGGGGATGAATGATGTCCGGAATTTCGGCTCCATACTCTGTAATAAATGTACCTTATTGGTCTATTATTTAAGCTCTTCGAGTTTGCGAAGTGCGGCACCAACCGCGACAGCGAACTCCGGCCCAACCTGCTTCAAAACGTTTTCAAGGAATGCGGGTGTTTGTGTCTTTGCGAACGGATCTGCGATGATGACATCGGTACTAAAGTGATTTTTTGCTTCTTCTTGCAATCCTTTCAGTACCGCACCACCTCCAGTGAATATTACTTTGCCAATACTGCGATTATACTTTCGCTGGTAATTTAATAGTACCCTATTCGCTTGTGAAAATATATATTCAAGTGTTAATAAAATAGTTTTGCGCGTCTGCGGATTGTTAGTGTCATTCAATAGCCCAACCTCACGCTTTGTTTTCTCTGCATTAATAACACTTGTGCTGTCCGAGCGCGAGAGCGCGAGGGTAATATCTTGCGACCCCTTGTTAATGAGGTGCGATACCTTCACGATACCGAACTCAACGATGTACACTTTGGTGGATGCTGCACCAATATCGATGACCATGACTGGCTCAACCCCCTGTCCGAGAACCGCGCGAATGGTACTAAAGATCTCTATCTCGTAAAAAGAGACATCGAGCCCAACATCCTTTAATACCTGCTGATATTTATTGAGTGTCTCCTTATGTATCGCAACAAGGAGTACCTGGACCTTCTCTTGAGCTGACGCGCTCTGCTCTGCCTCTTCTCTCGAGAGATACTGCTCCTCTTCTTCGGGGATAACGAACCAGTCGAGCGTTACCTCAGAAATCGGGACAGGGATATATTTACGAGCTTCAATCGGTATCATATTCGCGAGTTGTCCTTTATCCACCTTCGGAAGTGTGATCACGGTAATAAGGCTCGCACTAAACGGTATCGAAACGCCGCAGGAAGTTGCGGTAACGTTCGCCTCCGCAATAATATCCTTGAGTGCTTCAGCGAGTTTCTCGGGCGACAGGTTTGTCGCACGACCCACCTCCATATCGGCATAAGGACCGAGGGCGAGCTCACCATAGGTCTCTAAAACTGCGGTACCTCGTCTACGCTTAAGCTGTACCACTTTGATCGAAGACGATCCAACATCAACACCGAGGATGCTTTTCGTGTCCTTGCCGGGCACCAACGATTGAAAGAGAGAGGTTGCCGTCTGAACGATTGTCTGTAGGGGGTTTTCCATAACACTTAGTATAAAGTTAAACCTTGAAAGTTGAAAGTGGATGACAATAAGAGGAGGGTTTAAAAAACTGGAATATTCTCTGTTATGCTAGATACATGATGCACTCCTTTTTCGAGAGATTGTTCAACCTTATATTTCCGCCGACAGCGATTGAGCGAGAGATCCGCTCACTCACACCAGCATCGCTCGCCGAGAGGTTTAACCCAATCGAAGCGCATGGCGTAACTGCACTCTTCTCGTACCATGATCCGCTGATTAAACAGATGGTCTGGCGTCTTAAATATAAAAATGACCGATACGTGGCAAAGCTCTTCGGTGAGCTACTTCGCGAATTCCTCCTCGAGGAATTCGCGGACTCCTATATATATGATAGTGACACGCCGATTATTGTTGTCCCGCTTCCGCTCTCCTTCTTTCGGCGCGCTTCCCGCGGGTACAACCAAGCCGAGCTCGTCGTACGCGAGCTACAAGGGCTCGATGGCATTGCGGTGCAGACTGATATCCTCAAGCGCGTGCGCTACACCAAGCCACAAACGTCACTTCGCTCGCAAAGAGCGCGCAGAGAGAACATTAAAGGTTCTTTCCGCGTGCATGCGAGCAAAAATATTGCCAGGGCACACATCGTTCTCGTTGATGACGTCCTCACAACAGGGAGTACACTTCGCGAAGCGAAGCGAGCACTCAAGGACGCTGGGGTGAAAAAAGTCAGTTGCTTGGCGCTCGCACATTAGGATAGAGGCTTCTCATGAAGCGTTGAGTGGAGCTTACTGAGGCCACGAAAATGTGGTACTATAGCGAAACTTGGAGATGTGGCTGAGTGGTCGAAAGCGCCTCACTGCTAACGAGGTGACCTGTAAAAGGGTCCGTGGGTTCGAATCCCACCGTCTCCGCAACATATGAAGACAACCCCGATTGAGGGGTTGTTTTCATGTGTCGACAATAGATGCGATGGCGGGATTCGAAAGACGGAGGCGGTCTACGATTTTATGAAACAAAATTGTCGCCGAGTCGGGGTCGAGAGTACTTAGTATTTTACAAGCGTAGCGTGGTAAAATATTTAGTAACTCGTGACCGAATCCTACCGTCTCCGCATCTAACGGCTAGCCGTAGGAGCTACCTTATTCATACCGATTCTATAGCCCTTTAGTGAAGTTGTGTGTTAAAATGCAACGATAAGACATGGACAACAACCAAGAAAAACCACAAGAAACAAGTACGGTCCTCATTATAGAGGATGACAATTTCATTGGTAGCATCCTTCAAAAGAAACTGATGAATAATGGTTTCAGATCGCTACTAACTCCGACAGGAGCCGAAGGATTATCAACCCTTGAGAAAGAGGCAGTTGATATTGTCCTCCTAGATATACTCTTGCCTGAGATGGACGGTTTTGAAGTTCTTCAAAAAATAAAGGGAAATCCAAAGACCCAGGGAGTCCCAGTTATTATGCTCTCCAACCTTGACCAACCAGAAGATGTCCAGAAAAGCATGAAGCTTGGCGCTGAGGATTATCTTGTTAAGGCGAACTTCACAACGGACAAGATCATTCATAAAATTCATGGTGTACTTGCAAAAAAATAGCTGGGCATAGTGCACCACGCGCGTTCTCATGACCTTCTTTAGTATCTCAGCACTCATAAACTTCATTGTATCTCTTGGATCAGGAGTATTTATCCTTAGAAAGAACCGCGACTCTAAAGTATACCGATCATTTGCATTATTCTGTCTGAGCGTCGCTATTTGGAGCGGCTTTTATTTTCTCTGGCAGGTCAGTACAGACGCATCTTCGGCACTCTTCTTCTCACGCGCACTCATGGCGGCCGCAATATGGATCCCGTTGCTTTACTTTATCTTCACGTTGCGTTTTCTTGATCAGTACGAAAAGTGGAAGAGGTTTGTATATGTAGGCATTGCGGTATTTTCTGTATTCTTTGTTGCAAACTTTACCCAATATTTTGTAGAAGGAGTCGCCCCGGCGCTCTCATTTAAGTTCTGGCCAACGCCGGGAATACTCTTCCTTCCATTTCTTGTCCTGTGGTTTGCATATCTTGCAGGCAGCACCCTCCTTCTCTTCCGTGAATTCATGGATTCAACCGGGCTACGCCGTGAGCAAGCAAGTATCATACTGGTAGGGATCACAAGTGGGTTTGTTGCGGGCACAACAAACTACCTCATGTGGTACGGTATCCCCATTCCGCCTTACGGCAATGTCCTTGTTTCGGTATACGTTGGTCTATCTGTATACGCTCTCGTCAAAAGCTATTTGTTTAACATCCAACTCCTCACGGTCGAGCTTCTTGTATTCCTCATCAGCGGAAGCATCTTCGCCAATCTTATTCTCCGGAAAAACACAGAGGGGATCGTCTTCGATATCGGCATTCTCGTTTTTGTCATAATTGTCGGGACCATCATTATCAAAAGTGTACTCAAAGAATCCAAACGAAAACTTGAGCTTCAGGAATTATCTGAGAAACTCAAAGAAGCGAACCTTCGCCTTCAGGAGATCGATCACATGAAATCCGAGTTTGTTGCAACAACTGCACACGAGCTACGCACCCCTCTTTCCGCAGCTAAGTGGGCAATCAACATGGTGCTCTCGGGTGAGGCGGGTGAGATAAATGAGGAGCAAAAAGAGCTGCTTGATAAGGGGTACCAGAGCAGCGAACGTATAACCAAACTTGTTAACAACCTGCTCAACACATCGCGCATGGAGTCAGGAAAGTTTCAGTACGAGTTTAAAGAAGAGTCTCTTGACGAGATTCTCTCCAGTATACACAAGAGTTTCGAGCAACAAGCAAAAGATAAAAATATAACGCTCAACTACACTCATGAAGAGAAACCCTTACCAAACATTATGCTCGATGCTGAGAAATTGAAGACGGCAATTGAGAACCTTGTCGACAACGCTATGAAATATACCGAGCCCGGCGACAAGATTGAGATTATCTCTCGAACAAGGGATGGGGTAGTATATATAGATATAGTAGATACCGGTATAGGCATCCCAGAGAGACAGGTGCCACAACTATTCTCTCGCTTCTTCCGAGCCAAAAATGCTGTTAAGGTGCGGCCTGATGGAACCGGACTCGGTCTCTACATCAGTAAACAAATAGTGGAGAAACACGGCGGAAGAATCTGGATTAACTCCAAAGAAGGCGAAGGTACTGAGGTTCACATTACTCTTCCTCAGAACGCTGAACCGGAAAAACTTACGCCTGATACAACGGTATAATGCAACTCACTGACTCGATTGAGAAACACTTTCGCCTGGTTGAGACACAGAAGAAGGCGCTTAAGTGTCTTGGGCTCACTACTATTGAGTCGCTCCTCTACCACCTCCCTTCTCGCTACGAGAATGTATCTGAGATCATGCGCGTTTCAGACCTCAAGAAAGACGACGCGGCGATCCTCTATGGCACCCTCTCAGGGCTCAAAACCAAGAAGTCGTTTCGCTTGCGCACACCCATCTCCGAAGCGCAGTTTCGTGACGAATCCGGCTCAATCAAGATTACATGGTTCCACCAGCCGTACATCGCGAAAATGTATGAGGGCGCAACACACGTAAAGCTCACTGGGAAAGTCACTGGTGATACAGACAGTCTCTACATCGCCAACCCGGAGATCGAGCGGATTGATGCGATTCCCGTTGAGACGCATGGACTCTTTGCAAATGGAGACGGTGCATCAGACTTCTACGCAATCTACCCCGAGAGCAAAGGAATAACCTCCAAGTGGTTCTACCACAACATGCGCAAGATACTTGAAGGAGGTATTCTCGAACAGATTACTGACCCGGTGCCGGAAGAGATCCTCAAGCGCTACAATCTTCCTTCACTCACGACTGCGCTCGTATGGATACACACGCCGAGATCTGAGAAAGATAGCTTGGCGGCGCGTAAGCGCTTCGCGTTTAACGAGGTCTTTTTCATCCAGCTCTTCAAGCAACAAGAACGACACGAGAACAATGAGAAACACTCGCTCCGGGTCACCGTCGACGAAGCGCGTATCAAGGAATTCGTGGAGCGTTTCCCGTTTGAGCCGACCGACTCGCAAAAGAGTGCGATTGACTCAATCGCTGAGGACTTCAAAAAAGAACACCCGATGTCGCGCCTCCTTGAAGGAGACGTTGGCTCCGGAAAGACTGCTGTCGCCGCGACCACCGTCTACGCGGTGACCACCTCGCGCCCCGAGGGGCAGGACTTCGGCGCGCTCCAAACAGCATACATGGTGCCGACCGAGATCCTCGCCAAACAGCACTTCGAGTCGTTCATCGAGTACTTCAACCACATGCCGGTCTCGATCGCGCTTATCACTTCAAGCGGGTGTAAGAAGTTCCCGTCCAAGGTCGACCCAAGTAAGGCGACTGAGATCTCACGCGCGCAACTCCTTAAGTGGGTGAAGAATGGTGAGATCCCGATCGTTATTGGGACACATTCGCTCATCCAAAAGACGGTAGAGTTCAAGAACCTCGCGTACGTCATTATCGACGAGCAACACCGCTTCGGTACCATCCAGCGGCAGACGCTTGCGCGCAAGGATGACCGCGCGCCGCACCTGCTCTCGATGACCGCAACCCCGATTCCGCGCACGCTCGCGCTCACTATCTATGGCGACCTTGACCTCACCGTCCTCGACGAGATGCCACACGGCAGGAAACCAATCAGGACTGAGATTGTGGTCCCCGACGGACGCACAAAAACCTATGAGAAGATCCGCACCGAGCTTGAAGCTGGTCGCCAGGCGTACGTCATCTGCCCGCGCATCGACGAGCCGGATCCGAAGAAAGCGCTCGCGCTTAACGCAAAGTCGGTGACCGCGGAAGCAGCACGATTAAAGAAAGACGTGTTTCCTGAGTACGAGATCGGCATCCTCCACAGCAAGCTCACCCCCGCCAAGAAAGAAGAGGTGATGAATGCGTTTGCTGCGGGTGATATTGATATCCTCGTTGCGACGTCGGTCGTTGAGGTTGGGGTCAATGTGCCGAACGCGACCGTAATCGTGATTGAAGGTGCGGAGCGCTTCGGGCTCGCGCAGCTCCACCAGCTGCGCGGCCGCGTTATCCGCAGCAACCACCAGGCGCATTGTTTTGTTTTCTCGGAAAGCAAATCAAAAAAGAGTGTTGAGCGACTTAGGGCACTCGCAACCGCAAAGAACGGCTTCGACCTGGCAGAGTTTGACCTTACACTGCGCGGCGCAGGAGAGCTCTATGGCAAGAAGCAGTGGGGGCTCTCCGACATTGGCATGGAAGCCATTAAGAATGTAAAGATGGTCGAGGCGGCGCGCAGTGAAGCAGAGAAACTTATTAACCTCGACCCAACGCTCGTAAAACACCCTGACCTCAGACGACACGTCGAAGAAAAAGTGGAAGCGTCACATTTTGAATAAAAATACGCCCGCAGCTTTGGCTGCGGGCGCTTCTGGTGCCTACATTCTCCACGAGCGCTCATGGAGAAAATAGAGGATACCAAAGGTGAGATGCATAACGCCGCCGACGAGCATAGTCCACGACAAACTGAGACCGTTCGCCAAATAGAGTCCGCATGGCATAACCAGCATCGATCCGAACCATGCTATTAAAATCATCGCCGCGCCATCTTGGTAATACTCCCCTGTTTCCTCATCAAACACATTCGCAATGGCGGGGATAAACCATGTCACCCACTGTAAAAGCAGGATGGAGGCGTACTTCACGGAAAGTCCCAGATGCCGAATCGGCGCAACGGGAGAAATCCGAGGTCCAATTTGAATATACATAACCTGGCTCCTTCAGACTGTTTCTGCGGACAGGCTATCACACAGGACTCTAAAAAGCCACTCGCATACTCTCGGGCTCGATATGCATAACAATAAGAAAACGCCCTTGGATTACACCAAGGGCGTTTTGATAAAAACATAGAGCGTGCCAGACATGAGATAAAAACCAACCATGATCGCGCAAAGTGATGGCACCGATGTCACAAACGAGAGGACCAGGAGGAGTGAGGTAATCATTCCATAGAGCATGAGAATGCCCACTACGTCAGCCTTAAGGAGCTCATCGATATTTTTGTTTTTAATGTCTCCGATTGCGAAGACAATCCACGCAATAAGCACCTTGGAGGTCTTGAAGATCAAGTGTCTGTTCATGCGTCTTCCTTTCTCTTTGGCGTGTATCTAGTCGTGAAAATACCACATATTTCTATATATAGCAATACCTCTTATAACACGACATGCGCGCTATAGTGACGGGAGTATGAGCTTACAAATGAGTAAACAAGAAGTGCTCTTGTGGTAAACCTAGGACCGCCAGGATATAACATTCGTGGGATTGGTTCACTCGGTCAAAATAAAGTAATAATCTCAGATTTGTGAGCGTACCAGGATTTGAACCTGGGACCGCGGAGATATATTTCATATATTCTCTACATTCGAGTGAACTGCAAACATTTGTCCGTCCTCCAGGATTTGAACCTGGGACCGCCAAGATATAAGCTTGGTGCTCTAACCAACTGAGCTAAGGACGGAATGCAAGAACTATACCGTAAAGTTGGACTTCTTTGAAGCTCTCATCGTCTGTGCTACAGTGGCATCAGTTTTGTTCCAATGAACCGAGGAAAATGACATGCTTTACCGAATCGCAAAGTTGGTTATGACCAGCTACTCGATCATTGGGTCTCTTCTTGGGGCTCTCGTCGGATTCGTCATCTTTTTGGTGATCTACATCCTTCCGCTTCTCGCTTTCATCATCAACCTTTGCTGGACGCCAGTCATCGCTATCCGTGCATTCGGGCGTCTCGGGAAATATGGGGTTCCCTTTGGGGAAACATGGCGCAACGAGATCCGCGAGACCAAGAAAGCTTGGCGGGACGTCGTTGAAGGCTTCCATTTCATCTTTTGCGAAGCTCCGCAAAACATCTTCGACAATCTCCGCCGCACGCTCAGTGCTGCCTAGCCGGCGACAACGTAAAAGGGCCAGCATCCGCTGGCCCTTTCTTTTGTTTGCCTATTCGCTGTGTTCGATATCCTCTTTTTTCTTCGGGGTGATGCCGTTTGCGATGAGGAGTTTTTCAAATTCATCGCGTTCAAGCGTCTCTACCTTAACGAGCTCCTGCGCGATCGCGTCGAGTGCACCGCGGTGTTTGGTGAGGATGTCCTCTGCCTTCTTATACGCATCGTCAATTATTTTGTGCACCTCGGCATCGATCTCCGCTGAGACCTTCTCGGAGTACTCTTTTCCGTCGATACCGGAGCCCATGAGCGCGCGACCACCCTCTCCCTCAAGCGCGACCGGCCCGATCTTATCTGACATACCGTATTTGGTCACCATGTTGCGCGCGAGCGCAGTGAGCACCTGGAGGTCATTCGATGGACCAGTCGTCACATCATCAAAAACCATCTGCTCAGCGATGTACCCACCAAGCGTCGTCGCTATATCATCGAGAAACTCTTTCTTTGACTGCATCCTCCGCTCATCAAACGGGAGCTTGAGTGTGTAGCCTGCAGCGCGACCACGCGAGATGATCGAGATCTTGTGTACCGGGTCAGCGTACGGCAACACGCTTGAGACAAGTGCGTGCCCCGCTTCATGGTACGCGGTGATCTCCTTTTCTTTTGTATTCAAAACATGACTCTTGCGCTCTGGGCCGAGCATCACCTTCTCGATTGCGCGAATGAGGTCGTACTGAGTCACCTTCTTGCGATTCTCACGTGCCGCCAAAATCGCACCTTCGTTCATGAGTGA
Encoded here:
- a CDS encoding GspE/PulE family protein translates to MDLLGALAERNTISSGDVAAINAEAAKTGESIESVLVKRGVVPEDILSVKGEILNVPTRVIGEEKVSFEVLKYIPEESAIHYNFVPLGVVDGVLEVGIVDPDNIEALDALNFISSKVNLPYKVFLISEADLQRVLGMYQGLTGEVGKALSELETELEAEPTESLSIDEQDISGDIDAPDGVAHLVEDAPVTKIVATIVGYAVDGSASDIHIEPTEEKIKVRFRTDGMLSTSLVLPRKVHRAVVARIKILSSMSLDERRKPQDGRFSATVNKRKVDFRVSTFPTYYGEKVVMRILDKEKGFLKLEDIGFGEHNFSIVKEAIKRPYGLILISGPTGSGKSTTLYSILNELDRESKNVLSLEDPVEYNMEGVSQSQVRPEIGYTFATGLRTTLRQDPDVIMVGEIRDKETAQLAVQAALTGHLVLSTIHTNDAVGVIPRLIDMGVDPYLIAPTLVIAVAQRLTQRICEGAADPVLVDGSLKLMIENQFSDLPKSERAKLPKIEMLHEAKPTNTCPQGVHGRTAVFEVLEMNKDIEQVILTNPVETEIYKIARSNGMLTMKEDAIIKSAQKIVPFKDVNTLGGTLLEDEEAPESPVAPAMSEPAESPQT
- the pilM gene encoding type IV pilus assembly protein PilM; amino-acid sequence: MENPLQTIVQTATSLFQSLVPGKDTKSILGVDVGSSSIKVVQLKRRRGTAVLETYGELALGPYADMEVGRATNLSPEKLAEALKDIIAEANVTATSCGVSIPFSASLITVITLPKVDKGQLANMIPIEARKYIPVPISEVTLDWFVIPEEEEQYLSREEAEQSASAQEKVQVLLVAIHKETLNKYQQVLKDVGLDVSFYEIEIFSTIRAVLGQGVEPVMVIDIGAASTKVYIVEFGIVKVSHLINKGSQDITLALSRSDSTSVINAEKTKREVGLLNDTNNPQTRKTILLTLEYIFSQANRVLLNYQRKYNRSIGKVIFTGGGAVLKGLQEEAKNHFSTDVIIADPFAKTQTPAFLENVLKQVGPEFAVAVGAALRKLEELK
- a CDS encoding ComF family protein, which translates into the protein MMHSFFERLFNLIFPPTAIEREIRSLTPASLAERFNPIEAHGVTALFSYHDPLIKQMVWRLKYKNDRYVAKLFGELLREFLLEEFADSYIYDSDTPIIVVPLPLSFFRRASRGYNQAELVVRELQGLDGIAVQTDILKRVRYTKPQTSLRSQRARRENIKGSFRVHASKNIARAHIVLVDDVLTTGSTLREAKRALKDAGVKKVSCLALAH
- a CDS encoding response regulator, producing the protein MDNNQEKPQETSTVLIIEDDNFIGSILQKKLMNNGFRSLLTPTGAEGLSTLEKEAVDIVLLDILLPEMDGFEVLQKIKGNPKTQGVPVIMLSNLDQPEDVQKSMKLGAEDYLVKANFTTDKIIHKIHGVLAKK
- a CDS encoding ATP-binding protein — encoded protein: MTFFSISALINFIVSLGSGVFILRKNRDSKVYRSFALFCLSVAIWSGFYFLWQVSTDASSALFFSRALMAAAIWIPLLYFIFTLRFLDQYEKWKRFVYVGIAVFSVFFVANFTQYFVEGVAPALSFKFWPTPGILFLPFLVLWFAYLAGSTLLLFREFMDSTGLRREQASIILVGITSGFVAGTTNYLMWYGIPIPPYGNVLVSVYVGLSVYALVKSYLFNIQLLTVELLVFLISGSIFANLILRKNTEGIVFDIGILVFVIIVGTIIIKSVLKESKRKLELQELSEKLKEANLRLQEIDHMKSEFVATTAHELRTPLSAAKWAINMVLSGEAGEINEEQKELLDKGYQSSERITKLVNNLLNTSRMESGKFQYEFKEESLDEILSSIHKSFEQQAKDKNITLNYTHEEKPLPNIMLDAEKLKTAIENLVDNAMKYTEPGDKIEIISRTRDGVVYIDIVDTGIGIPERQVPQLFSRFFRAKNAVKVRPDGTGLGLYISKQIVEKHGGRIWINSKEGEGTEVHITLPQNAEPEKLTPDTTV
- the recG gene encoding ATP-dependent DNA helicase RecG; the protein is MQLTDSIEKHFRLVETQKKALKCLGLTTIESLLYHLPSRYENVSEIMRVSDLKKDDAAILYGTLSGLKTKKSFRLRTPISEAQFRDESGSIKITWFHQPYIAKMYEGATHVKLTGKVTGDTDSLYIANPEIERIDAIPVETHGLFANGDGASDFYAIYPESKGITSKWFYHNMRKILEGGILEQITDPVPEEILKRYNLPSLTTALVWIHTPRSEKDSLAARKRFAFNEVFFIQLFKQQERHENNEKHSLRVTVDEARIKEFVERFPFEPTDSQKSAIDSIAEDFKKEHPMSRLLEGDVGSGKTAVAATTVYAVTTSRPEGQDFGALQTAYMVPTEILAKQHFESFIEYFNHMPVSIALITSSGCKKFPSKVDPSKATEISRAQLLKWVKNGEIPIVIGTHSLIQKTVEFKNLAYVIIDEQHRFGTIQRQTLARKDDRAPHLLSMTATPIPRTLALTIYGDLDLTVLDEMPHGRKPIRTEIVVPDGRTKTYEKIRTELEAGRQAYVICPRIDEPDPKKALALNAKSVTAEAARLKKDVFPEYEIGILHSKLTPAKKEEVMNAFAAGDIDILVATSVVEVGVNVPNATVIVIEGAERFGLAQLHQLRGRVIRSNHQAHCFVFSESKSKKSVERLRALATAKNGFDLAEFDLTLRGAGELYGKKQWGLSDIGMEAIKNVKMVEAARSEAEKLINLDPTLVKHPDLRRHVEEKVEASHFE